Proteins from a genomic interval of Paenibacillus thermoaerophilus:
- a CDS encoding PhoH family protein, with protein sequence MQKVYVLDTNVLLHDPNALFAFEDNLVVIPAAALEEIDSKKRNADELGRNARRVSRLLDSLRETGHLHDGVKLSNGGTLKVELNHKSFSKLQDVFGEMTPDNRILAVALNYHLEEKEKPEPRPVIMVSKDTLVRIKADVLGLAAEDFLSDRIVALGDMYTGYLNLKVHPGVIDEFYNSRFLTVNSLNLGYNLHPHEFVILRDEMGSSKSALLKVNGEGKKLEPLFLSNEPVWGIGARNAQQRMALELLLNDDVPLVTLAGKAGTGKTLLALASGLMKVEDERKFKKLLIARPVVPMGKDIGYLPGEKEEKLRPWMQPIYDNLEYLFDTKKRGDIDKILVGLGSIQVEALTYIRGRSIPGQFIIIDEAQNLSKHEVKTIISRVGEGSKIVLVGDPEQIDHPYLDASSNGLTYVVERFKEEGISGHITLEKGERSHLAQLAADLL encoded by the coding sequence ATGCAAAAAGTTTACGTGCTCGATACGAACGTATTGCTCCATGACCCGAATGCCTTGTTCGCCTTTGAAGACAATTTGGTCGTCATCCCGGCCGCGGCGCTCGAAGAGATCGATTCGAAGAAGCGCAATGCCGATGAGCTGGGCCGCAACGCCCGGCGCGTCTCCCGTCTGCTCGATTCGCTGAGGGAGACGGGGCATCTGCATGACGGGGTAAAGCTCTCGAACGGCGGAACGCTTAAGGTGGAGCTGAACCACAAGAGCTTCAGCAAGCTGCAGGACGTGTTCGGCGAGATGACGCCGGACAATCGCATTCTCGCGGTGGCCTTGAATTATCACCTGGAGGAAAAAGAAAAACCGGAGCCGCGTCCGGTCATCATGGTCAGCAAAGACACGCTCGTCCGGATCAAGGCCGACGTGCTCGGGCTCGCGGCGGAGGATTTTCTGAGCGACCGGATCGTCGCGCTGGGCGACATGTATACGGGGTATCTGAATCTGAAGGTACATCCGGGGGTGATCGACGAGTTCTACAACTCCCGGTTTCTCACCGTCAACAGCCTCAATCTGGGCTATAACCTGCATCCGCATGAGTTCGTGATTTTGCGAGACGAGATGGGCAGCTCCAAGTCCGCTCTGCTCAAGGTGAACGGGGAGGGCAAGAAGCTGGAGCCGCTGTTTTTGAGCAACGAGCCGGTATGGGGAATCGGCGCGCGCAACGCCCAGCAGCGGATGGCGCTGGAGCTGCTGCTTAACGACGACGTGCCGCTCGTGACGCTCGCGGGCAAAGCCGGCACGGGCAAGACGCTGCTGGCGCTGGCGTCCGGCCTCATGAAGGTGGAGGACGAACGCAAATTCAAGAAGCTGCTGATCGCCCGTCCGGTCGTGCCGATGGGCAAGGATATCGGGTATTTGCCGGGGGAAAAGGAAGAGAAGCTGCGTCCGTGGATGCAGCCGATTTACGATAATCTGGAGTATTTGTTCGATACGAAAAAACGCGGGGATATCGATAAAATACTGGTCGGGCTCGGCAGCATCCAGGTTGAGGCGCTTACGTATATCCGGGGCAGGTCGATACCGGGGCAGTTCATTATTATCGACGAAGCGCAAAACCTGTCCAAACATGAGGTGAAAACCATCATCTCGCGCGTCGGCGAGGGCAGCAAAATCGTGCTGGTCGGCGATCCCGAGCAGATCGACCATCCTTATCTCGACGCTTCCAGCAACGGACTCACGTATGTCGTCGAGCGCTTCAAGGAAGAAGGGATCAGCGGCCATATCACACTGGAAAAAGGCGAACGGTCGCATCTGGCCCAACTGGCGGCCGATTTGCTGTAA
- a CDS encoding RsfA family transcriptional regulator gives MATVRQDAWSEEDDLILAEVTLRHIREGGTQLAAFDEVGERIGRTAAACGFRWNSCVRKKYESAIQIAKTQRQKRKAARRSSVSVSSVALSEAGEEREQLGGEESLTIDAVIRFLRQLKGNYQETTRQLKSLEKELREKEFELEALRREKEQLSREMDHVQTDYRVVNDDYKALIQIMDRARKLAFLSEDDEDQRTKFKMDANGNLERIE, from the coding sequence ATGGCAACCGTCCGGCAAGATGCTTGGAGCGAGGAAGACGATTTGATTTTGGCAGAGGTGACGCTGCGCCATATCCGCGAAGGGGGAACCCAGCTCGCGGCGTTCGACGAGGTGGGCGAGCGAATCGGCCGCACGGCGGCGGCATGCGGCTTCCGCTGGAACAGTTGCGTCCGCAAAAAATACGAATCTGCGATCCAGATCGCGAAGACGCAACGGCAGAAACGGAAAGCCGCACGGCGTTCGTCCGTTTCCGTGTCGTCGGTCGCGCTGTCGGAGGCGGGCGAGGAGCGGGAACAGCTCGGAGGCGAGGAGAGCCTGACGATCGACGCCGTGATCCGGTTCCTGCGGCAGCTTAAGGGCAATTATCAGGAAACGACGCGCCAGCTCAAATCGCTTGAGAAAGAGTTGCGCGAGAAAGAGTTCGAGCTGGAGGCGCTGCGCCGGGAGAAGGAGCAGCTAAGCCGAGAAATGGATCATGTGCAGACCGATTACCGCGTCGTGAACGACGATTACAAGGCGTTGATCCAGATCATGGACCGCGCCCGCAAGCTGGCCTTCCTGTCGGAGGACGACGAAGACCAGCGGACCAAGTTCAAAATGGATGCGAACGGCAACCTGGAGCGAATCGAATAA
- a CDS encoding peptide ABC transporter substrate-binding protein: MKAKKWLSAGLAMAVLGTAVVGCSSDDEGTKSEGGAGSAAPAAKQEINVNFAAEPPALDSSKGTTNAAFTMLHAMHEGLVRLDKDGKATPGLAKELPKVSEDGLTYTFTLRDNLKWADGSPLTANDFVEAYRRTLDPETKALYGFMVAWIKGGNDLLAAKTPEEVKAKKEALGVKAIDDKTLEIKLERPVPFFTELLAFPIFYPQNQKMVQQAGEKYGADADKIIGAGPYKLTEWLHEQRLVFTKNENYWDAANVKLEKITVNIVKDPQTGLNLFESGQADWTYLRGDSVQLYEGKPEYTPKRELVNAYVMLQQDKFPAFKNAKIRQALSMAINSKALVDTVLKNGSVPSTGFIPNGTSDGNGGDFRKVAGDTQPKFDVEKAKALLAEGLAELNLTALPKFKLMADDTDAGKKTLEFVLAQWKQNLGVEAEAEPVPHELRVDRQNKGDYQAVMALWGADYNDPMTFLDLWLSDAALNSTGWKNAQYDALVKGAQVQTDRAKRSADLVAAEKLLMQEMPILPIYFRQSIFAKNTKLENVVLPSYGAEWDFRWAYVKG; the protein is encoded by the coding sequence ATGAAAGCAAAGAAATGGCTTTCGGCCGGTCTGGCGATGGCGGTGCTTGGCACAGCCGTCGTAGGCTGCTCCAGCGATGACGAGGGGACCAAGTCGGAAGGGGGCGCAGGTTCCGCCGCGCCCGCGGCGAAGCAGGAAATCAACGTAAACTTTGCGGCTGAACCGCCTGCGCTCGACAGCTCGAAGGGCACGACCAACGCGGCGTTCACGATGCTGCACGCGATGCACGAAGGACTCGTGCGTCTGGACAAAGACGGCAAAGCGACGCCGGGTCTGGCGAAAGAGCTGCCCAAAGTGTCGGAAGACGGGTTGACTTACACGTTTACACTCCGCGACAACCTGAAATGGGCCGACGGCTCGCCGCTGACGGCCAACGATTTCGTCGAAGCGTACCGCCGTACGCTCGATCCGGAGACGAAGGCGCTGTACGGATTCATGGTTGCCTGGATCAAGGGCGGCAACGATCTGTTGGCGGCGAAAACTCCGGAAGAAGTCAAAGCGAAAAAAGAAGCGCTTGGCGTCAAAGCGATCGACGACAAAACGCTGGAGATCAAGCTGGAGAGACCCGTTCCGTTCTTTACGGAGCTGCTGGCTTTCCCGATCTTCTACCCGCAAAACCAAAAAATGGTTCAACAGGCCGGCGAAAAATACGGCGCGGACGCCGACAAAATCATCGGCGCAGGTCCGTACAAGCTGACCGAATGGCTGCACGAGCAGCGGCTTGTGTTCACGAAAAACGAGAACTACTGGGACGCCGCGAACGTGAAGCTGGAGAAAATCACGGTCAACATCGTAAAAGATCCGCAAACAGGCCTCAACCTGTTCGAGAGCGGCCAAGCCGACTGGACGTATCTCCGCGGCGACTCCGTGCAACTGTACGAAGGCAAGCCGGAGTATACGCCCAAGCGCGAGCTGGTCAACGCCTATGTCATGCTGCAGCAGGATAAATTCCCGGCGTTCAAAAACGCCAAAATCCGTCAGGCGCTCAGCATGGCGATCAACTCGAAAGCGCTGGTCGACACGGTGCTGAAAAACGGTTCCGTCCCCTCGACGGGGTTCATTCCGAACGGCACAAGCGACGGCAACGGGGGCGACTTCCGCAAAGTAGCGGGCGACACCCAGCCGAAGTTCGACGTGGAAAAAGCCAAAGCGCTGCTGGCCGAAGGCCTGGCAGAACTGAACTTGACGGCTCTGCCGAAGTTCAAGCTGATGGCCGACGACACGGATGCCGGCAAGAAGACTCTGGAATTCGTCCTGGCCCAGTGGAAGCAAAACTTGGGCGTCGAAGCCGAAGCCGAGCCGGTGCCGCACGAACTGCGCGTAGATCGTCAGAACAAAGGCGATTACCAAGCAGTCATGGCTCTGTGGGGAGCCGACTACAACGACCCGATGACGTTCCTGGATCTGTGGCTGTCCGACGCTGCCTTGAACTCCACGGGTTGGAAGAACGCTCAGTATGACGCGCTGGTCAAAGGCGCCCAAGTCCAAACCGACCGCGCGAAACGCTCGGCCGATCTCGTAGCCGCAGAGAAGCTGCTGATGCAAGAAATGCCGATTCTGCCGATTTACTTCCGTCAATCGATCTTCGCGAAGAATACGAAGCTGGAAAACGTCGTGCTGCCGTCCTACGGCGCCGAGTGGGATTTCCGCTGGGCTTACGTGAAGGGCTGA
- a CDS encoding DUF2626 domain-containing protein, with translation MARMYRVLGFWTLAIGLMALAGDMKEMALLFFFQTALFIFLGYMNLSERTYILMFWGYMILSFIGFTYWSYFKLEV, from the coding sequence GTGGCACGCATGTATAGAGTGCTCGGCTTCTGGACGCTGGCGATCGGCCTGATGGCTCTGGCCGGCGACATGAAGGAGATGGCGCTGCTGTTCTTCTTCCAGACAGCCTTGTTCATCTTCCTGGGATACATGAATTTGTCCGAACGGACGTATATCTTGATGTTTTGGGGGTATATGATCCTTTCGTTCATCGGTTTTACGTACTGGTCGTACTTCAAGCTGGAAGTATAG
- a CDS encoding class I SAM-dependent methyltransferase encodes MNDSPNPLTVRIAEAIWRSPRRAIPFRDYMNLALYEPEWGYYMRSRPKIGRDGDFYTSANIGGVMGEMIAREALKLSASGEPLRIAEWGGGTGAMALSVLEAIARLSPGKLGGTTYTLVESSPYHRRLQRQTLQPYAPMVRIWTPEQWREEAPHRFELVFANELLDAFPVHRVVRRGGVWLESYVALAEGAPGSGDFAERWLEPTAAAAEALETWSANDVPEGKIVELCPDACGWIAMMGRTLSDGTLLLLDYGDERRELLADHRMQGTLAVYSRHRRLDDWWNAPGERDLTAHVDFTAVRGAAEAAGFAVEQYATQKEFLLQAGVFDLLRNTASADPFHPDTRRNRAVRQLLLSDGMSELFKVLRLRRRAD; translated from the coding sequence ATGAACGACAGCCCGAATCCGTTAACCGTCCGAATCGCGGAAGCGATCTGGCGCTCGCCGCGCCGGGCGATTCCGTTCCGCGATTACATGAATCTTGCCTTATACGAGCCCGAATGGGGCTATTATATGAGAAGCCGGCCCAAAATCGGCCGGGACGGCGATTTTTACACCAGCGCCAACATCGGCGGCGTCATGGGAGAGATGATCGCCCGCGAAGCCCTGAAGCTGAGCGCTTCGGGGGAACCGCTGCGGATCGCGGAGTGGGGCGGCGGCACGGGGGCGATGGCCTTGTCCGTGCTGGAAGCGATCGCGCGTCTGTCGCCCGGCAAGCTCGGCGGTACGACGTATACGCTCGTCGAGAGCAGCCCCTACCATCGCCGGCTTCAGCGGCAGACGCTGCAACCGTACGCGCCGATGGTGCGGATATGGACTCCCGAGCAGTGGCGGGAGGAAGCCCCTCACCGCTTCGAGCTCGTCTTCGCCAACGAGCTGCTCGACGCTTTCCCCGTCCATCGAGTCGTCCGGCGCGGCGGCGTCTGGCTGGAGTCTTATGTCGCACTCGCGGAAGGAGCCCCCGGCTCCGGCGATTTCGCCGAGCGGTGGCTGGAGCCGACGGCGGCGGCGGCCGAGGCGCTTGAGACATGGTCCGCGAATGACGTGCCGGAGGGAAAAATCGTCGAACTGTGCCCCGACGCTTGCGGCTGGATCGCGATGATGGGGCGAACGCTGTCCGACGGCACGCTGCTGCTGCTCGACTACGGCGACGAGCGGCGGGAACTGCTGGCCGACCATCGGATGCAGGGCACGCTGGCCGTCTACAGCAGGCACAGGCGGCTGGATGATTGGTGGAATGCGCCCGGCGAACGGGATCTCACCGCCCATGTCGATTTTACCGCCGTGCGCGGCGCGGCGGAAGCCGCGGGGTTTGCCGTCGAGCAATACGCCACGCAGAAGGAATTTCTCCTCCAGGCGGGCGTCTTCGATCTGTTGAGAAATACGGCGTCGGCCGATCCGTTCCATCCGGACACCCGCCGCAACCGCGCGGTTCGGCAACTGCTGCTGTCGGACGGCATGAGCGAGCTGTTCAAGGTGCTGCGCCTTCGCCGCCGTGCCGACTGA
- a CDS encoding DUF3397 domain-containing protein, giving the protein MSAIWEWIAEFYALLAAVPFAVFAAVWAGVCALTRDKKRAGRAAIDVTTALLLGTVYGLMEMVWGTTFPFFALILVLLVLFGLIGNAQMKAKGRMNARRAFQFVWRIAFMAMAPIYVILMAVGLWQYTAA; this is encoded by the coding sequence ATGTCCGCCATCTGGGAATGGATTGCTGAGTTTTACGCCTTGCTGGCAGCGGTTCCTTTTGCCGTGTTCGCGGCGGTCTGGGCGGGCGTCTGCGCGCTGACCCGCGACAAGAAGCGGGCGGGAAGGGCCGCCATCGACGTCACGACGGCTCTGCTGCTGGGAACGGTCTACGGCTTGATGGAGATGGTATGGGGGACGACGTTCCCGTTTTTCGCCCTGATTCTGGTCCTGCTTGTCCTGTTCGGACTGATCGGCAACGCGCAGATGAAGGCGAAAGGCAGGATGAACGCCCGCCGCGCGTTTCAATTCGTCTGGCGCATCGCCTTTATGGCGATGGCGCCGATCTACGTCATCCTCATGGCGGTTGGGCTCTGGCAGTACACGGCCGCTTGA
- a CDS encoding YhcN/YlaJ family sporulation lipoprotein, whose translation MKAIRSATIGMLTACLLTATGCAANPGRGAATPSPDGDNVRAYAESPAPGGNYRQTVADRLERLAESIPQVEKARCVVFGRTAIVGIDVPEGLDRSRVDVIKFSVAEALRHDPEGVSALVTADLDLNRQIADLRDKIQAGRPVAGFAEELADLIGRIVPQMPRDIRQPATSGRTPGNDLAGQPQR comes from the coding sequence ATGAAGGCCATTCGAAGCGCGACGATCGGAATGTTAACCGCATGTTTGCTGACCGCGACAGGCTGCGCCGCCAACCCCGGCCGAGGCGCGGCCACTCCTTCGCCGGACGGCGACAACGTGCGCGCCTACGCGGAATCGCCAGCCCCCGGCGGGAACTACCGTCAGACGGTAGCCGACCGTCTGGAGAGGCTGGCCGAAAGCATCCCCCAAGTTGAAAAAGCCCGCTGCGTCGTCTTCGGACGCACGGCGATCGTCGGAATCGACGTGCCGGAGGGATTGGACCGCAGCCGGGTGGACGTGATCAAATTTTCCGTCGCGGAAGCGCTCCGGCACGATCCGGAAGGCGTCTCCGCGCTTGTCACCGCCGATCTCGACCTGAACCGGCAGATCGCCGATCTGCGGGACAAGATCCAGGCCGGACGTCCGGTGGCCGGTTTCGCTGAAGAACTGGCGGACTTGATCGGCCGCATCGTGCCGCAGATGCCGAGGGATATCCGCCAGCCCGCGACTTCCGGACGGACGCCGGGCAACGATCTGGCGGGGCAGCCCCAGCGCTGA
- a CDS encoding ABC transporter permease, with translation MDASKQPFKPLERSVIGQERIVRPTLGYWQDAWRRLKKNKLAMAGLVILILLTIMSIIGPMMSPHTYDFQNYEKTNLRPNAEYWFGTDDFGRDLWTRVWMGTRISLFIGVMAALIDLVLGVLYGGISAYYGGRIDNVMQRFIEVVYSIPYLLIAILLVMVLEPGVWAIIFAYAITGWIGMARLVRGQLLSLKEQEFVLAGRTLGAGARRIILRHLIPNSLGVIIVSITFAVPSAIFAEAFLSFIGIGIKPPLASLGALLSDGAISMRLHPHRLLIPTAVFSLILLSFNLLGDGLRDALDPKMRK, from the coding sequence ATGGACGCATCCAAACAACCGTTCAAACCGCTCGAACGGAGCGTAATCGGCCAGGAGCGCATTGTTCGTCCGACCTTGGGCTACTGGCAGGATGCCTGGAGACGGCTTAAGAAAAACAAGCTGGCGATGGCCGGATTAGTGATATTGATTTTGCTGACGATCATGTCGATCATCGGACCGATGATGTCGCCCCACACGTACGACTTTCAGAACTACGAGAAGACGAACCTGCGTCCGAACGCCGAATACTGGTTCGGCACGGACGATTTCGGCCGCGACCTGTGGACGCGCGTCTGGATGGGGACTCGCATCTCGCTGTTCATCGGCGTCATGGCGGCGCTGATCGATCTTGTGCTGGGCGTTCTGTACGGCGGGATCTCCGCTTATTACGGAGGCCGCATTGACAATGTCATGCAGCGGTTTATCGAAGTGGTGTACAGCATCCCGTATCTGCTGATCGCGATCCTGCTCGTCATGGTGCTGGAGCCGGGCGTCTGGGCGATTATTTTCGCCTACGCGATTACCGGTTGGATCGGGATGGCTCGGCTCGTCCGCGGACAACTGCTGTCTCTCAAGGAGCAGGAGTTCGTGCTGGCGGGACGCACGCTGGGCGCGGGGGCGCGCCGCATTATTTTGCGTCACCTGATTCCGAACTCGCTCGGGGTTATTATCGTCAGCATCACGTTTGCCGTGCCTTCGGCGATCTTCGCGGAAGCGTTCCTGAGCTTTATCGGCATCGGCATCAAGCCGCCGCTCGCTTCGCTGGGCGCGCTGCTGTCCGACGGCGCCATCTCGATGCGGCTGCATCCGCATCGGCTGTTGATCCCGACGGCCGTGTTCAGTTTGATTCTGCTGAGCTTCAACCTGCTCGGCGACGGTCTGCGCGATGCGCTTGACCCGAAAATGCGCAAGTAA
- a CDS encoding ABC transporter permease, whose translation MLKYILRRFLYMLLTLWLIVTVTFVLMKNLPGDPFGEMTLKMTPQQKQILYEQYGLDKPVWEQYLIYMKNLLQGDLGVSYQYPSTTVVEKIAQAFPASLELGIWAIAIAVIVGLTLGTIAALNHNKPADYLAMITAIAGVSIPSFVLGPLLSYYVGLKLGWFPPGLWNGWESRVLPAVALSFGTIAILARLMRTTMLDVLGQDYIKTAKAKGLSRTAIITKHTFRNAMLPIVTILGPTFVNIITGTLVVEQIFSVPGLGKHFVQSVQTSDYTMITGLTIFYATILIVALFITDILYGFIDPRIRLARGKS comes from the coding sequence ATGCTGAAGTATATCCTCAGACGATTTTTGTACATGCTCCTCACCCTTTGGCTGATCGTTACGGTCACCTTCGTGCTGATGAAGAATCTGCCCGGCGATCCGTTCGGCGAGATGACGCTGAAAATGACGCCGCAGCAAAAGCAGATTCTTTATGAGCAGTACGGGCTCGACAAACCGGTGTGGGAGCAATACCTGATCTATATGAAAAACTTGCTGCAGGGAGATCTCGGCGTCTCCTATCAATACCCGAGCACCACTGTTGTTGAAAAAATCGCGCAGGCGTTCCCCGCTTCACTGGAGCTGGGCATTTGGGCGATCGCGATTGCCGTAATCGTCGGCCTTACGCTCGGTACGATCGCGGCGCTTAATCACAACAAACCCGCCGACTACCTGGCCATGATCACGGCGATTGCCGGCGTCTCGATTCCGTCTTTCGTTCTCGGGCCGCTGCTCTCTTATTATGTGGGCCTGAAGCTGGGATGGTTCCCGCCGGGACTGTGGAACGGTTGGGAATCCCGCGTCCTTCCGGCCGTCGCGCTGTCGTTCGGGACGATTGCGATTCTCGCGCGTCTGATGCGGACGACGATGCTGGACGTGCTGGGACAAGATTATATCAAGACGGCTAAAGCCAAAGGGCTGTCCAGGACAGCGATCATCACCAAGCATACGTTCCGCAACGCGATGCTGCCGATCGTCACGATTCTCGGACCGACATTCGTCAATATTATCACGGGTACCCTCGTGGTGGAGCAAATTTTTAGCGTGCCGGGCCTCGGCAAGCACTTCGTGCAATCGGTGCAAACAAGCGACTATACCATGATTACGGGTTTGACCATTTTTTACGCGACGATTTTGATTGTGGCATTGTTTATCACGGACATTTTGTACGGATTTATTGATCCGCGCATCCGGTTGGCAAGGGGGAAATCGTGA
- a CDS encoding extracellular solute-binding protein encodes MTEGKGVETVTISRKIGIAATALVIALLPFWRPGSAPSRSSAGDSSSGSLDALARDWTNELPEPVELTVELAVRPEEFRAFEALNEAYMSAMPGVTVRLTRVEGEPHEKWLKQAATGIAADLLLLDNDWVQRFASRGALQPVDLAELLDGRAANGPWSESVRWNGYDWAVPKDVDPYVWAYRPSEGKLTGKAAGAAETAVSDWLKHLQTDGGKSAGSLPLYFEPDDVHALPAYLWALGAAWTPIEPKRPDEQPDEDPANPERAAQLLELYLSGGAVGQAPETGTARAASAASGDWDAPAGGKGAESGNGAAGSGGGAPSASAAAAALDRGEVGALLMRYSDYRRTAGADWQWTVPDDGRGTALTGRSYAVTAASRYKEAAVDWVRFMTSPEAAMKLWQAEPKFPVGPIAYRPLSQGTEGDERRLPAIVAKGRMLPPHPELPDRIARLRTEMRRYLPRLGGEGREPDRPGAPPGARDWLDAAASAWSRDRTQIASGGGAADALRQAQAQTTG; translated from the coding sequence ATGACGGAAGGGAAAGGAGTCGAGACCGTGACGATATCCCGCAAAATCGGCATCGCCGCGACGGCGCTTGTCATCGCGCTGCTCCCGTTTTGGCGTCCCGGCTCGGCGCCCTCCCGCTCGTCCGCCGGCGACAGCTCCTCGGGAAGCTTGGACGCGCTGGCCCGGGATTGGACGAACGAGCTTCCGGAGCCGGTCGAGCTGACGGTGGAGCTCGCCGTGCGCCCGGAGGAATTCCGGGCGTTCGAGGCGCTGAACGAGGCGTACATGTCGGCCATGCCGGGCGTAACCGTACGATTGACACGGGTCGAGGGCGAGCCGCATGAGAAATGGCTGAAGCAAGCGGCTACGGGAATCGCGGCGGATCTCTTGCTGCTGGACAACGACTGGGTGCAGCGCTTCGCTTCCCGCGGCGCGCTGCAGCCGGTTGATCTGGCGGAGCTCCTGGACGGACGCGCCGCCAACGGGCCGTGGTCGGAGAGCGTGCGCTGGAACGGCTACGATTGGGCCGTGCCCAAGGACGTCGATCCGTATGTCTGGGCGTATCGGCCGTCGGAAGGGAAGTTGACGGGCAAGGCGGCTGGAGCGGCGGAGACCGCCGTCTCGGATTGGCTGAAGCATCTGCAGACGGACGGCGGCAAGTCGGCCGGCAGTCTGCCTTTATATTTCGAGCCGGACGACGTCCATGCGCTGCCGGCTTATTTGTGGGCGCTGGGAGCGGCGTGGACGCCAATCGAACCGAAGCGGCCGGACGAGCAGCCGGACGAGGACCCCGCGAATCCGGAGCGCGCGGCCCAACTGCTGGAGCTGTACTTGTCCGGCGGGGCTGTCGGCCAAGCGCCGGAGACGGGAACCGCGCGGGCCGCTTCCGCAGCGAGCGGCGATTGGGACGCGCCCGCCGGAGGAAAAGGGGCGGAGTCGGGGAACGGAGCGGCCGGAAGCGGCGGAGGCGCTCCGTCCGCGTCCGCAGCCGCAGCCGCGTTGGACAGGGGAGAGGTCGGCGCGCTGCTGATGCGGTACTCCGACTACCGCCGGACGGCCGGAGCCGACTGGCAGTGGACCGTGCCCGACGATGGGAGGGGGACGGCGCTGACGGGAAGAAGCTATGCCGTGACCGCGGCGTCGCGGTACAAGGAAGCGGCTGTGGATTGGGTCCGCTTTATGACGTCCCCCGAAGCGGCGATGAAGCTGTGGCAGGCGGAGCCGAAATTTCCCGTCGGCCCGATCGCGTACCGCCCGTTGTCCCAGGGAACGGAAGGCGACGAACGCAGGCTGCCGGCCATCGTCGCGAAGGGGCGGATGCTTCCGCCGCATCCCGAGCTGCCGGACCGCATCGCCCGGTTGCGGACGGAGATGCGGCGGTATTTGCCCAGATTGGGCGGGGAAGGCCGCGAGCCCGATCGTCCCGGGGCGCCTCCCGGAGCCCGGGACTGGCTGGATGCCGCCGCGTCGGCCTGGAGCCGGGACCGCACGCAAATTGCGTCAGGCGGGGGAGCGGCCGACGCGCTGCGGCAGGCTCAAGCGCAAACGACCGGCTAG
- a CDS encoding ketopantoate reductase family protein: MADKDLPAVTVIGAGSVGLLLAGDLAAAGARTTIVARTRAQAEAIGRYGIAVREADGSRRVSHPASTWADETPARGGSADWVVLCVKQPDLDDRICGIALGHAGAAGRILAVQNGIGHEEWLAERIERSRLRVAVTTIGARRTGAAGVDRTGRGMTSIGRADDNGAGAGRARQAGVAAPDESDERFMRLLRAAGWSCEWTDDLRRLLWDKLTVNAIINPLTALLRVPNGRLASSPDTKRLMRELYGEIERLRVAEGVPAGPDMWERVLEVCRRTAANRSSMLQDVERGRPTELDWITGSLLRAAERRGVAMPANRTVYLLLKAGLSTGTEVERDVRHLGMDC; the protein is encoded by the coding sequence GTGGCGGATAAGGACCTGCCCGCGGTAACCGTCATAGGTGCCGGTTCGGTCGGCTTGCTGCTGGCGGGCGACCTGGCCGCGGCGGGCGCGCGGACGACGATCGTCGCCCGGACCCGGGCGCAAGCGGAGGCGATCGGACGCTATGGCATCGCCGTTCGGGAAGCGGACGGCTCGCGGCGCGTATCGCATCCGGCTTCGACATGGGCGGACGAGACTCCGGCAAGGGGCGGTTCCGCCGACTGGGTCGTCTTGTGCGTCAAGCAGCCCGACCTTGACGACCGAATCTGCGGCATCGCGCTGGGCCATGCCGGGGCGGCGGGCCGCATTTTGGCGGTGCAGAACGGGATCGGGCATGAGGAATGGCTGGCCGAACGCATCGAGCGAAGCAGGCTGCGCGTGGCGGTGACGACGATCGGCGCGCGCCGGACCGGCGCAGCCGGCGTCGACCGGACGGGCCGGGGAATGACTTCGATCGGCCGCGCGGACGATAACGGCGCCGGAGCCGGGCGGGCGCGGCAGGCTGGCGTCGCGGCGCCCGACGAATCGGACGAGCGCTTCATGCGGCTGCTGCGGGCGGCCGGATGGTCTTGCGAATGGACGGACGATCTGCGCCGGCTCTTATGGGATAAGCTGACCGTCAATGCCATCATCAATCCGCTGACCGCGCTGCTGCGCGTGCCGAACGGCCGATTGGCGTCGTCTCCCGATACGAAGCGGCTCATGCGCGAGTTGTACGGGGAGATCGAGCGGTTGAGGGTTGCCGAAGGCGTTCCGGCGGGGCCGGACATGTGGGAACGCGTATTGGAGGTGTGCCGGCGGACGGCCGCCAACCGTTCTTCCATGCTTCAGGACGTGGAGAGGGGACGGCCGACGGAGCTGGACTGGATCACGGGCAGCCTGCTCCGGGCCGCGGAACGCCGCGGCGTCGCCATGCCGGCGAACCGGACGGTATATCTGTTGTTGAAAGCGGGATTGTCGACGGGAACGGAGGTCGAGCGGGATGTCCGCCATCTGGGAATGGATTGCTGA